The following nucleotide sequence is from Bdellovibrio sp. ArHS.
AAGCTGGTTCAGTCCAATGCTTACGCAACGACAGGTTCGTCGACGTGCGCGGTTGGTAAAGCCTTCTTGGATAATCTTCTTTCTTTTAACGCCTACAAATACCTTCACGGTCGCGTGGCGGTGTACGTTCCTGTCGCCGATGCTGGTAAGCTTTGTTCTTCTGATAAAGTCGGTCTTCACCTTCAAGTAACGGGTCGTGTGAAGTAGAAACTGATCCACGGGTCTGGTTGTAGCGCAGGGGATTTGGTGCGGAGGAAATACTTTATCGGTGCTCCGTTCAGCACGGCCTCCTGCCTCAGCCACCGCCCGGCTGTCGCTCGGTTCGCGCCATCCAGGCGCCGGTAGAGGCTGAACTCCGAGGTGCTCTCATTACGTTTGCAACAAGTTCTCTTTACGTTTTCAGAGAAAGCGCTTCAGGTGAACTCTCTTGTTCCACTTTTTTCATCATGTTAGAAACGCTGATCCGAATTGATTCCCATTCGCAGGTTGGTCGTGAAAAATCGCTTTTTTAAATTCTTTTATAAGCTTCATATCTACGTCGGCCTGTTCGTCGCCCTTCATCTTTTTGTCTTCATAACCACAGGAGCTATTCTTCTTTTCAAAGATGAAATAGAGGGAACCGTCGCACAAGGAAAGCATGTTGAAGCCGAAGTTTTGCCGGAACTAAATGTTCATGTGCAAAATATTCTGAAGCGCTATCCATCGGATCGTCCTTTGGCTTTCAATTTGGAAGAAGACCATCCTGAAATCGCGCAACTGCGGCTGGGATTGAATGGCTCCAAGCTTTTTCGCGAATCTCGCCGTATTTATTTTAATATTCATACAGGCGAAGAGGTCGCAGCACCGAAGAAGCCCAGTTCCTTCATGGACTTTATTCTACGACTGCATCGAGAACTGCTCTTAGGTTCCAACGGCAAAATCTATGTGGGCCTTGTGGGTTTGCTCTACGCCTTCGTTTTAATCTCAGGTTTTTTTATTTACGGTAATTTTGCTAAGAAAACTTACTTTGGAGAGGTTCGCCAAGGAACGCCTCGAACCTTTAGCAGTGACTGGCATCGTCTTCTGGGAACCAGTGTTTTTGCCTGGGGGCTGATGATCGCTTTGACGGGGCTTCTTCTGGGAGTCTCTTCAACTTTAATAAAAGTCTTTCAATATAGTGAATTGCAAAAGTTAACAAGACAGTATCCGCAAGCGCCCGCGCCTCCTTATGCCTCACTGGATCAAGTGCTTGCAGAAGCCCACAAGGCTTTGCCGGGAGCCAGTTTTGATTATTTGGCATTTCCGGATTCGCAGTTTTCTCCTCCAGGACATTTTCTGGTACTGATGCACGGAAGTACTGCTTGGACAGAACGCTTGGTTGAACTCGCCGTCGTGGATGCGGTGTCAGGCCAGCTGAGTGAGGTGCGCTCATTGCCCTGGTACTTGAAAGCGGCGATGCTGTCCGAGCCCCTGCATTTTGGCAATTATGGTGGGTTGATTTTAAAAATTGTGTGGTTTCTTCTTTCCGTGATTTCTTTGTTTTTGCCAGTGACTGGCCTTTATATTTGGCTGGATCGTCGTCGTAAACGAAGCGAACCCGATAAAGGTGTGCGAACCATCTCGTTAAGAATCTGGAAGGGGTCAAACTTTCAGCGACGCTATCTTGTGCCGACGGTGATTGCGGTGTTTTCTGTGGTGGCCGTGGTCGGAAGTTTTTTAACTGAAGGCTATTTCAACACGCTCTTAGTTTTGCTCTTAGTGTTACCGGTCTATTTTGTTTTGCGCGTTTTCTGGCAGTGGCTGCGTAAGGGTTCACTATGAATCTAAGAAGCCTGCTAGGACATCTGAACAGTGTCACCTTTAGCGCCATGCAAATGATGACCTTCACTTTTATTCCGTTGCTGGCGGAAAAGGGAAACTTAAGTGTTTCCTCTGTTATTCTTAGTTTCAGCGTGGGTTCTTTTCTGTTTTTGTGGTCCAGTCCGTTTTGGGCGTCACAGAGTGATCACCAGGGACGAATGAAGATCCTGGCGGTGGGAATGTTAGGCCTCTTTTTTTCGTCAGCGCTTATTTTATATCTGTTGTTGTTTCCTGGATCGATTTTTCAGAATGAGTTGCTGATGTGGAGCAGTCGTTTGCTTTATGGATTGACGGCGTCGGCGATAGTTCCCGTAGCGCAAGCTCTGCAAATCGATCTTCATCCCGACCAGGCGGCTTTAAAGTCCTTGCTCAGCAACTCGATGAGTTTGAATATAGGGCGCGCGTTCGGCCCTCTGGTATTATTGTTAGGTGGCGGAGAAAATATGTTGGCGGTCCTTCAGGGGGCGGCCTTCTGCTCTCTGGTACTTTTTCTTATGAATCTTGCAGTTGTGAAGAACAGCCCGAAACCTCGTGCGACGGCTTTGCCGCAAGGCTTGTTTAAGAGCTGGTGGTCTGATGTTGTGCAAGTGCAAAACGTGGTGATTCTGGCTCTTCTTTTCACCAGTTTCATCGGTATATTGAATTTTTCGCTGGCGTCGCTTTTGAAAGAAACTTTCAAACTGAGCAGCGCAGATTCCAGTGAGCTCATGGCGCAGGTTCTGTTGGGAAGTGCTCTTCTGGCTGTGGCAACTCAAGCTCTTGGTAAAATTCTTTTTAAAAACCCCTGGCAGGGAGCGATGGTTTTAGGAGCTTGCAGTCTTTTGTTGGGCAGTCTGGGATTGCAGTATATGGAAAATCAGCTGCAATTAGGTTTGGCCGTGGCCTTTTTGTCTGTGGGAATCTCTTTAATACCTCCTTGTTATTTGGCGCTGATGGCGACCAAGGGCGCGCAAGAACATTTCGGGCGTCGCGCCGGACTGGCTGCTGCCGCCAATACGATTGGTTATGCTTTAGGGGGCGCAGTGGCTTCATTCATATTCAAAATGAAGTTCTTCAGTGTTGAAGGGGTTATGACTCTTTTTGCCTTTCTGATGATGGCCAGCATAGCGTTGCTCTATAGAAACAGAAAACGCGAGGAGAAATATGTCTGACTTTAAATCTCTCGCCCTTAAGCACACGGAGTCTTGTTTTTTGAATTCTTTATTTCGAGAATATCAAAACTACTCTTATCAAGAGATGTCCATCGCGGTAGAGGTGGGGGAAAGAGGGCGGCTTTTAATCCCACTCACTAAAAAATCTCTTCTGGGACGTCATGAATATCAGGGAAGCTTTTATTTACAAAATAACAACTCGTTAGAGTCCATAAACTTCGCTAAAGCGGTCGATCTGCTTTTAGATCTTTTATGCGGGCACTGGAATGAACCTCCCGAAAAGAAGGAAACCTTCCTGCGTCGTTTGCAAAACAGTCAGCAAAATATTGAGACCTCACTCCGACAGCGGTCTTCGGATATAACTGAACTTTACAGTCAGCCGGTGTCGTTCCTTCGGGCCGAGCAAGGCTTGATGATCGGTCATAACTTTCATCCTTATCCAAAAATGCGCGAAGGTTTTGATGATCAAGACTTTGCGCTTTATTCCCCCGAGATGGGCGGTTGTTTTGCTTTGCGCTGGTTCTTTGTAAAGCCTGAAGTTTTGCATTTGGAAAAAGCTTCGGCCTTTAAAATATCACAGTGGACTCAGGTTCTTTTTGAATCCGAAAAGGCCGGTGTCCTTCCTGCGGGAATGCTGCCGTTGCCGGTGCATCCCTGGCAGGCGCAACATCTTTTAAAAAACGCGGTGGTCCAGGATTACATCAGATCTGGCGCTTTGGTCGATGCAGGTCTTTCTTCGCAGGGCTCCTGGTATCCCACCTCGTCTTTGCGATCTGTTTACTCTGAAACAAGCCCCTATATGCTGAAGTTTTCTTTGACTGTGAAACTGACAAACTCCATTCGTCATCTGACGGATGTCGAGGTTGTGCGCGGACTGCAGGTTTATGATGTGATGAACACCGCGCAAGGGAAAAAGTTCCGCCAAGAAAACCCGCAGTTTGAAATCATCTTCGAACCGGCCTTTGCCGCCTTGAAGGACCCCAGTGGCGGGATCATTTCAGAAAGCATTGTCGTGTGTCGGGAAAATCCTTTTCTAAAAAACAGTGAGGTTTCCGAAAACATCGTCGTCGCCACCTTGGCGCAGGACAACCCTTTGGGTGGGGAAACGCTGCTTTGGCAACAAGTTGTAAAGCTTGCCACGGACGAGGGACTTTCTTTACCGGACGCCAGCACAAAGTGGTTCCGGGCGTATTTGCAGGTGGCGATGAAACCTTTTATCGTCGCGCAATCTGAATACGGTGTTCTTTTAGGAGCCCATCAACAGAATCTAATACTACAAATAGAAAAAGGCCTGCCGATAAAAGCTTTTTTCCGCGATTGTCAGGGAACGGGCTACAGCGAGCACGGCTATCAACTTTTCTGCCAGGACGTGGCTTCGTTGAATCGCGAAAATGGCAATATTCTCGATAACAAAGGAAATATTCTTTTCGCTTATTATCTTTTAATCAATTCCACTTGGAATGTCATTGCCGCGCTCGCACATCCCCAAGGACTTGGTGAAGCAGATCTTCTGCGAATGCTGAGCGAATTTCTGACGGGGATGAGTAACCCCTCTTTACCAGACTCAAGTTTCCTTGACTACGTTCTAAAGCAGCCGCGCATCTATCAAAAGGGAAACTTTATCTGCAGTTTGCAAAATTTGAATGAAAACACAGCGGCCAATCCTTTGGCCATTTACAATCTGATCGAAAATCCTCTTGCGACGATTTACAGGGAGTCTGTTCTATGAATTCCACAGTTTTATTTAATACCCAGGCTTGTGCTACGAAGGAAAACTTCCAGGTCTCTTTGGCTGGTTCGACAGGAACTATTACTAACGGGACTCAGAACTGGCATTTTCAGCTAGACGGATCAGAACAGTCCCAAGTTCTTTCCTGGGATGAAAACATTTCTTTGACCGGCTCTTTGGCGATTTTAGAAGCGCTTTTTGGTTTAAATCCCGGATGGCAGAAGATTTCGCTTTCTGAAAAACATCCCGAGTTAGAACAGCTTCTGGGACTGACGGCAGAACCCATCACGGTTCAGCGCACGGACTTCTTTCAACTGCGTCCTTTGTGGGTGCATAACGGAATGCAGGGCGTGACTCCGGAAAAATGGATGCAAACAAAAGAAGTGTCGCACCCGGTACGTCCCGTTGTACAAGAAGGACAAACGCTTTATCAAAGATACATCCCGGGTCTTGATAAAGTTTTGCGCTTCCGTGTCGCTGATATAGCAAAGGATCTGGATATTTTTCACGAGTGGCATCATCAGCCTCGCGTTCTGAAATTTTGGGAATTGGACAAACCCAAAGAAGAGTTGCGTGATTATCTGCAAAAAGGCTTGCAGGATTCGCATCAGTTTCCGGTGATTTTAGAATTTGATGAAACTCCGATTGGCTATTTTGAGATGTATTGGACGAAGGAAGATCGTCTGGGACCGTATTACGAAGCAGAGGCCTTTGACCGCGGCTTTCACTTCTTAATCGGGAACATCGATGTCTTAGGATTTAAAAACACCGACGCTATTCTGAAAGCAGTCTGTCACTATATTTTTCTTGAAGAGCCTCGCACACGAAGAATCATGGCCGAACCGCGCTCTGATAACACGAACGTTCTAAAATATTTAGAGACATTCAAAGCCTGGAGCAAACTGAAAGAATTTGATTTTCCTCACAAACGTGCGGCCTTGTTAGAATGTAAACGCGAAGCTTTCTTTGGGAATAACTATCTATGATTTCTTTGACCGACTGGAACACAATTAATTCGCGAATGATTGCAAAAAGTCTGCAGGAACTGACCTATGAGCAGGTTCTGAATCCGCGGGCATTGGATAAGCGTGATGAAACCACGGTCGGTGCCTATGAATTGAAACTGTCATCGGGTGTGCACTATAGTTTTACCGCCTGGCGCGGTGTCTGGACGGATCTGAAGGTGCAGGCGTCCTCGATTTTGCGCAACGGACAAAGAGTCCCAGACGCGGGTCAGTTTTTTATCGATATACAAAAAGAAACCGGAATGGACGATATCATCCTGGCTAACTTTTTGGAGGAAATGCATAACACACTTTATGCGGATCTCAATATTTTGCAGAGAAGTCGTCATTTCACGTCCCACCAATTGACCTCTATGAACGGCGAAGAGCTGCAAAGTTTTCTTCAGGGACACCCCAAAATTCTTCTGAATAAAGGGCGCATGGGATGGAGTGCCGCAGATCAAGAGCTTTATGGACCGGAGTTTAAAAAGCCGATCCAGTTCATCTGGCTGGCGGTTGATCGTACTCTGTGCCTGGCGGGATTGGATGAAGACCTTCAGCAAGAAGACCTTCTTAAAGAGTGCATGCAGAACCTGTCGGACTTCAAAAAAGAGCTTGCGAAAAAGTCTGTAGATGAAGCGAAATATTTTTTCCTGCCGGTTCATCCTTGGCAGTGGGAACGTTACATAAAAATTCAATTCGCCTCATTTCTTCACTCAGGTCATATTCAGTGTCTGGGATTTTGGGGTGATCACTACGTGCCACAAATCAGCCTGCGCACGTTCTCTAACATTTCTCGTCCCGAAAAGCTGGATGTAAAGCTTCCGATTACAATTCTCAATACGTCGGCCATTCGCGGAATTCCGGGAAAATATATGCGACAAGGTCCTGCCTTAAGTCGCGCGCTGACGAAACTCTGTCGTGACGACGAGCAATTGGCTTCCGTGTGCGTTCTAGAAGAAAAAGCAGG
It contains:
- a CDS encoding PepSY-associated TM helix domain-containing protein, whose translation is MKNRFFKFFYKLHIYVGLFVALHLFVFITTGAILLFKDEIEGTVAQGKHVEAEVLPELNVHVQNILKRYPSDRPLAFNLEEDHPEIAQLRLGLNGSKLFRESRRIYFNIHTGEEVAAPKKPSSFMDFILRLHRELLLGSNGKIYVGLVGLLYAFVLISGFFIYGNFAKKTYFGEVRQGTPRTFSSDWHRLLGTSVFAWGLMIALTGLLLGVSSTLIKVFQYSELQKLTRQYPQAPAPPYASLDQVLAEAHKALPGASFDYLAFPDSQFSPPGHFLVLMHGSTAWTERLVELAVVDAVSGQLSEVRSLPWYLKAAMLSEPLHFGNYGGLILKIVWFLLSVISLFLPVTGLYIWLDRRRKRSEPDKGVRTISLRIWKGSNFQRRYLVPTVIAVFSVVAVVGSFLTEGYFNTLLVLLLVLPVYFVLRVFWQWLRKGSL
- a CDS encoding MFS transporter, producing MNLRSLLGHLNSVTFSAMQMMTFTFIPLLAEKGNLSVSSVILSFSVGSFLFLWSSPFWASQSDHQGRMKILAVGMLGLFFSSALILYLLLFPGSIFQNELLMWSSRLLYGLTASAIVPVAQALQIDLHPDQAALKSLLSNSMSLNIGRAFGPLVLLLGGGENMLAVLQGAAFCSLVLFLMNLAVVKNSPKPRATALPQGLFKSWWSDVVQVQNVVILALLFTSFIGILNFSLASLLKETFKLSSADSSELMAQVLLGSALLAVATQALGKILFKNPWQGAMVLGACSLLLGSLGLQYMENQLQLGLAVAFLSVGISLIPPCYLALMATKGAQEHFGRRAGLAAAANTIGYALGGAVASFIFKMKFFSVEGVMTLFAFLMMASIALLYRNRKREEKYV
- a CDS encoding IucA/IucC family protein is translated as MNSLFREYQNYSYQEMSIAVEVGERGRLLIPLTKKSLLGRHEYQGSFYLQNNNSLESINFAKAVDLLLDLLCGHWNEPPEKKETFLRRLQNSQQNIETSLRQRSSDITELYSQPVSFLRAEQGLMIGHNFHPYPKMREGFDDQDFALYSPEMGGCFALRWFFVKPEVLHLEKASAFKISQWTQVLFESEKAGVLPAGMLPLPVHPWQAQHLLKNAVVQDYIRSGALVDAGLSSQGSWYPTSSLRSVYSETSPYMLKFSLTVKLTNSIRHLTDVEVVRGLQVYDVMNTAQGKKFRQENPQFEIIFEPAFAALKDPSGGIISESIVVCRENPFLKNSEVSENIVVATLAQDNPLGGETLLWQQVVKLATDEGLSLPDASTKWFRAYLQVAMKPFIVAQSEYGVLLGAHQQNLILQIEKGLPIKAFFRDCQGTGYSEHGYQLFCQDVASLNRENGNILDNKGNILFAYYLLINSTWNVIAALAHPQGLGEADLLRMLSEFLTGMSNPSLPDSSFLDYVLKQPRIYQKGNFICSLQNLNENTAANPLAIYNLIENPLATIYRESVL
- a CDS encoding GNAT family N-acetyltransferase → MNSTVLFNTQACATKENFQVSLAGSTGTITNGTQNWHFQLDGSEQSQVLSWDENISLTGSLAILEALFGLNPGWQKISLSEKHPELEQLLGLTAEPITVQRTDFFQLRPLWVHNGMQGVTPEKWMQTKEVSHPVRPVVQEGQTLYQRYIPGLDKVLRFRVADIAKDLDIFHEWHHQPRVLKFWELDKPKEELRDYLQKGLQDSHQFPVILEFDETPIGYFEMYWTKEDRLGPYYEAEAFDRGFHFLIGNIDVLGFKNTDAILKAVCHYIFLEEPRTRRIMAEPRSDNTNVLKYLETFKAWSKLKEFDFPHKRAALLECKREAFFGNNYL
- a CDS encoding IucA/IucC family protein, producing the protein MISLTDWNTINSRMIAKSLQELTYEQVLNPRALDKRDETTVGAYELKLSSGVHYSFTAWRGVWTDLKVQASSILRNGQRVPDAGQFFIDIQKETGMDDIILANFLEEMHNTLYADLNILQRSRHFTSHQLTSMNGEELQSFLQGHPKILLNKGRMGWSAADQELYGPEFKKPIQFIWLAVDRTLCLAGLDEDLQQEDLLKECMQNLSDFKKELAKKSVDEAKYFFLPVHPWQWERYIKIQFASFLHSGHIQCLGFWGDHYVPQISLRTFSNISRPEKLDVKLPITILNTSAIRGIPGKYMRQGPALSRALTKLCRDDEQLASVCVLEEKAGLSVTHPLYQKVSAAPYRYHEFLGVLWRQSSAFHLRHDEKAILAGSLFHVDENGQSLMGAYVQSSGLSMSEWLTCYFKNIVIPLYHLQVRYGVGLVAHGQNVVVRLKNHTPTGIFLKDFQGDLRLSQDSKVLSEFDLTRLPKHYLIHDLLTGHLVTVLRFISETLQECDMYPEDEFYALLGQCLQKYGQDNAALTNAPDFQSIDLLQEKFHRVLVNKVRFKIGYADSAERPLPILGDDLINPIARSLKKVSV